One window of Paenibacillus sp. FSL K6-3182 genomic DNA carries:
- a CDS encoding response regulator transcription factor — protein sequence MNHASILLVDDEQALLELLQTVLRKEGYMNIDTVQSGEEAIEACEAKKYDLIVLDVMLPGRSGIEICPFIRQTTNAPILFLTARTSDFDKLTGFAIGGDDYITKPFNPLEVVARIRAQLRRYFSSSTETDALKNTSEDSHNRKSNVFDYGRFKLDETAGELFIEGQAVSCPALVFQLLLFLCKNPNRIFSKSELYEKVWGEEAFSDDNTVMVHIHRIRERIEADPSNPKFIVNVRGMGYKLVKTDQQELTMP from the coding sequence ATGAACCATGCATCAATTTTGCTCGTTGATGATGAGCAAGCGCTACTGGAGCTTTTGCAGACGGTATTGCGCAAGGAAGGCTACATGAATATTGATACCGTGCAATCGGGTGAAGAAGCCATTGAAGCTTGTGAAGCTAAAAAATACGATTTAATTGTACTGGATGTGATGCTGCCAGGGCGCAGCGGAATTGAAATATGTCCTTTTATCCGTCAAACGACGAACGCGCCAATTTTATTTCTCACCGCGAGAACATCGGATTTTGACAAGCTGACAGGGTTTGCGATTGGGGGAGATGACTACATTACCAAACCATTTAATCCGCTGGAAGTAGTAGCCCGCATAAGGGCGCAGCTGCGGCGGTACTTTAGTTCGTCAACGGAAACTGATGCCTTAAAAAATACCTCGGAAGATTCCCACAATCGAAAATCCAACGTATTTGATTACGGTCGATTTAAATTAGATGAGACAGCAGGTGAGCTGTTTATTGAAGGACAGGCTGTTTCATGTCCTGCACTTGTGTTTCAGCTGCTGCTTTTTCTTTGCAAAAACCCTAATCGAATATTCAGTAAAAGCGAGCTGTATGAGAAGGTTTGGGGTGAAGAAGCCTTCAGTGATGACAATACGGTCATGGTTCATATTCATCGGATAAGAGAAAGAATTGAAGCTGATCCGTCTAATCCAAAATTTATCGTTAACGTCAGAGGTATGGGCTACAAACTAGTTAAAACGGATCAGCAGGAGCTTACTATGCCATGA
- a CDS encoding M23 family metallopeptidase: MKKGATNYIYGTAMTAKTALAAGSLALLLAACSGENSAVTTNTGAVQTMSPTETTNQLLMPDDLPKALLDGKYKEIYARFNQPLRDAVSEADLEKTGEEFTNGIHTFEKSSTIQLNGYDRRIWVSDEGNKGLLGMFDSDGVITSIQVQELTSSPETDSKLSKNKYALPFEGEWFVFWGGENVLVNYHYELEIQRYAYDFIQTKDHFSYKGDPLKNESYYAFGKEIIAPADGIIISVVNDILDNAPVGVMNPNQPAGNNVVIDHGGEYSHLAHLKKGSATVKPGDKVKKGDVIGLTGNSGNSSEPHLHFQLSDGPELFTARSINVKWENAMKPSQGETISSAN, from the coding sequence ATGAAAAAAGGAGCAACGAATTATATATATGGTACAGCAATGACTGCAAAAACGGCATTAGCTGCCGGTTCACTAGCTTTACTTCTGGCCGCTTGCAGCGGAGAAAATTCAGCAGTGACCACCAATACAGGAGCTGTGCAAACAATGAGCCCCACTGAGACGACGAACCAATTACTTATGCCAGACGACCTGCCAAAGGCACTGCTGGACGGCAAGTATAAGGAAATTTATGCCCGTTTTAATCAGCCTTTAAGGGATGCGGTAAGCGAAGCAGATTTAGAAAAGACGGGAGAGGAGTTTACGAATGGTATCCATACATTCGAGAAATCCTCTACTATACAGCTTAATGGTTACGATCGGCGTATATGGGTGAGTGACGAGGGGAATAAGGGGCTGCTCGGAATGTTTGATTCTGACGGAGTCATTACATCAATTCAAGTTCAGGAACTAACCTCCTCACCTGAAACCGATTCGAAGCTGAGCAAAAATAAATATGCTTTACCTTTTGAGGGCGAATGGTTTGTATTTTGGGGCGGCGAGAATGTTCTTGTGAATTATCATTATGAACTAGAGATTCAGCGATACGCGTACGATTTTATCCAAACAAAAGATCATTTTTCCTATAAAGGTGACCCGCTCAAAAATGAAAGCTATTATGCCTTCGGGAAAGAAATCATTGCTCCAGCGGATGGTATAATCATATCGGTAGTGAATGATATTTTAGATAATGCGCCTGTTGGGGTAATGAATCCGAATCAACCTGCTGGGAATAATGTCGTCATTGATCACGGTGGAGAATACAGCCATCTGGCGCATCTCAAGAAAGGCTCTGCAACAGTTAAGCCAGGAGACAAGGTCAAAAAAGGCGACGTCATAGGTCTGACCGGCAATTCAGGCAACAGCAGTGAGCCCCATTTGCATTTTCAGCTATCAGACGGACCCGAACTATTCACTGCCCGATCCATCAATGTGAAGTGGGAAAATGCGATGAAGCCGTCTCAAGGCGAAACCATTTCCTCAGCTAATTAA
- a CDS encoding small multi-drug export protein, giving the protein MIEWIQQTDGIWPYIVLFLLAAAPWLDVFLVVPLGIVAGLSPVAVAIIGFAGNFLLVLLLGLFFKQFSKWNTNRKLKKGITTTSKKETRARRIWERYGLPGLALLAPLIVGTDIAALLALSLGSSRKRVIQWMAVSLAVWTIVMALGSVYGFSYMKII; this is encoded by the coding sequence ATGATTGAATGGATTCAGCAAACGGATGGGATATGGCCATATATTGTTTTATTTTTACTCGCAGCAGCGCCGTGGTTGGATGTATTTCTAGTCGTACCTCTTGGCATCGTAGCAGGATTGTCGCCAGTAGCTGTAGCCATTATCGGCTTTGCAGGCAACTTTCTTTTGGTACTGCTCCTGGGCCTGTTTTTCAAACAATTTTCGAAGTGGAATACGAATCGGAAATTGAAGAAGGGCATTACCACAACATCAAAAAAGGAGACTCGAGCAAGGCGAATTTGGGAGCGTTACGGCCTTCCCGGACTTGCCCTGCTGGCTCCCCTTATTGTGGGCACCGACATCGCGGCTTTATTAGCTTTGTCATTAGGATCCTCGCGAAAACGCGTCATTCAATGGATGGCAGTCAGCCTTGCCGTATGGACCATTGTAATGGCGCTCGGCTCTGTTTATGGATTTAGCTATATGAAAATAATTTAA
- a CDS encoding PspC domain-containing protein, with protein MKKLFRSTTDSKLTGLCGGIGQWLGIDSTIVRLLVVIAAFFSFGTVILAYFIATLFIPKAINNDFRFADHY; from the coding sequence ATGAAAAAATTATTTCGATCAACGACAGACAGCAAGCTGACAGGTCTATGCGGAGGCATCGGACAATGGCTCGGCATTGATTCCACTATTGTTAGATTGTTAGTTGTCATTGCGGCGTTCTTCAGCTTCGGAACGGTTATACTCGCATATTTTATAGCTACACTCTTTATCCCAAAAGCAATTAACAACGACTTTCGATTTGCCGATCACTACTAA
- a CDS encoding PQQ-binding-like beta-propeller repeat protein encodes MNRWFYYKIGICLLIVFTLCVPSFGASSSVQANDAKPAASYLAERWSESIKGGTAANPAIGEDGTVYILSQQGKVYAFSPVGKQLWSADVSPMDVTSSEREGQLEIGADGILYVGSRGNLYAFNKDGVKKWEYETTYSSFQKVVVQRNGLIYIQVRSRDLLLALRMDGTKALERTNITNLVKYADTLEDKVFITSYKIDTKFVEGKLSTEWISYAEELNASGSSRWKVNMYGSSYNTPMTDKQGNLIVYLEASKKGDQSGSSQLSQDRSPGEVKVISEGAVKKSYSLSARSYAPVIFDDQQNAYIVTRDAVITKFDTQGKLIWKLQIDEDTNVLENGTAMQLDKDGSLLFYSSLIGYDKTKVEKTEQSEYFKNRLLRINQRGELQSSIKSGLYASSVVSLDNGMNVINGYNKVVLSDLKSTKLTEYNTNSPIYLTYRDINTIYVGTESGRIIAFEIKQASNKGDAVSITFGNLFPYIESKSTYSLFATVKWADGKEQTNPQGIVYRSNNEKIAYFDKQGLHTVGAGEVEVSAEYLHLKTTMKIKINERAYMNEPGVTYSAQLVKKWGVSLPTLNSSINEVYQAPLISDNGTVYALSSQGKVAAVSLEGKLQWQYDLKDQVWARPAIGPDGRLFIGTNSGLLTAFDPSSGKQVLHNMVAANQRNTMIGWDRSSNRYTGFTNNNIVRDGNKRSVTSYLEASNVSDTRLWSISLSGEITHFEPTLNDTGDTLYVITTADEWVGESATIPSGIVQIRRHGTLYAINASSGSIRWKYELGVSDNTFYKPLLLQDGTIVTSSSQGTVEAVDKEGKSKWKKNLKVYAYTGPFLSENKLVIFKPGENIGVTEGEELIRFINVKNYPESTNSINQQQNEWLLTLSDNTYASRGRHSLASYNLAGKLKWELPIAGEKTAVSRISNNFQVAVIDSAGELTFSDIEVKHTSGLLFSDLKLHWAKGAVEELAAAGVVDGFPDGTYRPAAQVTREQFLAMLAKKLKVSVKAENLSFLDVPSTRWSRPFIESAVTQGWIDASKYGNRFKPEQPITREEVAVWTAKALKLIEKTDGLAKISDKSSIQASNLGLVGAIIDSGIITGYKDGSFKPLATLTRAEAAALLARM; translated from the coding sequence ATGAACAGATGGTTTTATTATAAAATCGGAATTTGCTTGCTGATCGTTTTTACGCTGTGTGTTCCAAGCTTCGGTGCTTCATCCTCTGTCCAAGCGAATGACGCTAAACCTGCTGCTTCCTATTTAGCAGAGCGATGGAGCGAAAGCATCAAGGGAGGTACAGCTGCGAATCCGGCCATCGGTGAGGACGGCACGGTGTACATCCTATCTCAGCAAGGGAAGGTTTATGCCTTTAGCCCTGTTGGCAAGCAGCTGTGGTCTGCTGATGTTAGTCCTATGGATGTTACTTCTTCAGAAAGAGAAGGTCAGCTCGAAATAGGAGCAGACGGGATCCTTTATGTCGGCTCAAGAGGGAATTTATATGCTTTCAACAAAGATGGCGTGAAAAAATGGGAGTATGAAACAACCTATTCAAGCTTTCAAAAGGTTGTCGTTCAACGTAACGGCTTAATCTATATTCAAGTGAGATCAAGGGACCTGCTGCTTGCCCTGCGTATGGATGGTACGAAAGCATTGGAACGGACCAATATTACGAATTTGGTAAAGTACGCAGACACTTTAGAGGATAAGGTTTTTATTACATCTTATAAAATAGATACCAAATTTGTTGAGGGCAAGCTAAGCACCGAATGGATATCTTATGCGGAGGAATTAAATGCTAGCGGCTCATCGCGCTGGAAAGTCAATATGTATGGATCATCTTATAATACCCCAATGACGGACAAGCAAGGCAATTTAATCGTATATTTAGAGGCTTCGAAAAAAGGAGATCAATCGGGTAGTTCACAGCTTAGTCAGGACAGAAGTCCAGGTGAGGTTAAAGTGATCAGTGAGGGAGCTGTGAAAAAAAGTTACTCGCTAAGCGCAAGGTCATACGCTCCTGTTATTTTTGATGATCAACAAAACGCTTATATTGTTACGAGAGATGCTGTCATTACTAAATTTGATACGCAAGGAAAACTGATATGGAAGCTGCAAATCGACGAAGATACTAATGTATTGGAAAACGGAACAGCAATGCAGCTGGATAAGGATGGTTCCCTTCTTTTCTACAGCTCATTGATTGGTTATGACAAGACGAAGGTTGAGAAAACCGAGCAAAGTGAATATTTTAAAAATCGCTTGCTTCGGATAAATCAAAGAGGGGAATTGCAATCCTCTATAAAGAGCGGCCTTTATGCTAGTTCGGTTGTTTCGTTAGACAATGGAATGAATGTAATAAATGGTTATAACAAAGTTGTTTTATCGGATTTGAAATCAACGAAGCTAACAGAGTACAACACAAATTCCCCCATTTATTTAACATATAGGGATATCAATACGATCTATGTTGGAACAGAGAGCGGCCGGATAATCGCGTTTGAAATTAAACAAGCCTCAAACAAGGGCGATGCGGTTTCCATCACGTTTGGGAACCTCTTTCCGTACATTGAATCAAAAAGTACATACTCGCTATTTGCAACTGTGAAGTGGGCAGATGGCAAGGAGCAAACCAATCCGCAAGGCATCGTTTATCGCAGCAACAATGAAAAAATTGCTTATTTTGATAAACAGGGCCTTCATACGGTCGGAGCTGGTGAAGTCGAGGTAAGCGCTGAATATTTGCATTTGAAGACGACAATGAAAATTAAGATAAACGAGCGAGCTTATATGAATGAGCCTGGGGTTACCTATAGCGCTCAGCTTGTGAAAAAATGGGGAGTGTCGTTGCCTACACTGAATAGCAGTATTAATGAGGTATACCAGGCTCCCCTCATCTCGGATAATGGTACGGTTTATGCACTTAGCAGTCAAGGGAAGGTAGCAGCTGTCAGCTTGGAAGGAAAGCTACAGTGGCAATACGATTTGAAGGATCAGGTATGGGCGAGACCTGCAATTGGACCGGATGGACGGCTTTTTATAGGAACGAATAGCGGTTTGCTTACAGCATTTGATCCAAGCAGCGGCAAGCAGGTTCTTCATAATATGGTGGCAGCTAATCAGCGCAATACTATGATTGGGTGGGATCGTTCCAGTAATAGATATACAGGATTTACAAATAATAATATTGTTAGGGATGGCAACAAACGCAGCGTCACCAGTTATCTTGAAGCATCAAATGTTTCGGATACTCGGCTTTGGTCGATATCGTTGAGTGGAGAGATCACACATTTTGAGCCAACTTTAAATGATACTGGAGACACTTTATATGTTATTACTACGGCAGATGAGTGGGTTGGTGAGAGTGCGACTATACCTTCAGGAATAGTACAAATTCGTAGACATGGCACGCTTTACGCTATTAATGCTTCATCTGGCAGCATTCGTTGGAAGTATGAGCTCGGCGTGTCAGATAATACATTTTATAAACCGTTGCTGCTTCAGGATGGGACCATTGTTACGAGCAGCTCACAAGGTACTGTAGAAGCAGTAGATAAAGAAGGCAAATCGAAATGGAAGAAAAATTTGAAAGTATATGCCTATACAGGACCATTTTTAAGCGAAAATAAGCTCGTTATATTTAAACCTGGCGAGAATATTGGCGTGACCGAGGGAGAAGAGCTTATCCGTTTTATTAATGTGAAAAATTATCCCGAATCCACCAATAGTATCAACCAGCAGCAGAATGAATGGCTTCTTACTTTATCTGATAATACTTACGCTAGTAGAGGACGTCATTCCCTTGCATCGTATAATTTAGCAGGCAAGTTGAAGTGGGAGCTCCCTATTGCTGGAGAAAAGACTGCAGTAAGTAGAATTAGCAACAACTTTCAAGTTGCAGTTATCGATTCAGCAGGTGAATTAACCTTCTCTGATATTGAGGTTAAACATACTTCTGGACTTTTATTTTCCGATTTGAAGCTGCACTGGGCAAAAGGAGCCGTTGAGGAACTTGCAGCAGCTGGCGTTGTAGACGGTTTTCCAGATGGAACCTACCGTCCTGCTGCTCAGGTAACGAGGGAGCAGTTTCTGGCTATGCTTGCGAAGAAACTGAAAGTTTCTGTTAAAGCAGAAAACCTGTCATTTCTTGACGTCCCGAGCACGCGTTGGTCTAGGCCATTTATTGAATCGGCTGTAACACAAGGCTGGATTGATGCTTCAAAATATGGAAATCGCTTCAAGCCTGAACAACCGATTACAAGAGAAGAGGTAGCGGTATGGACAGCAAAAGCACTAAAGTTGATCGAAAAAACGGACGGCTTAGCTAAGATTTCTGACAAATCATCCATACAAGCATCAAACCTTGGGTTGGTGGGCGCAATAATAGATTCCGGTATTATTACTGGCTACAAGGACGGAAGCTTCAAGCCGCTCGCGACTTTGACTCGTGCAGAGGCAGCTGCTCTACTGGCACGAATGTAA
- a CDS encoding PspA/IM30 family protein: protein MGILQRVVSMTKAAANEMLDKMENPVMMLNHYLRDLDEEIAKTEHALAQQQAQDRMLQSKLSEFSGQVSYYEGKAEQAAVEEREAEARTALEAKLLYLEQAEETVRLQQLAKQAVLDLGYRIEALKEEKTRLQGKRAELITRVQQTTATSSSYSNSLHGSSASQGFDRIEQKVMELEAQRELTKGSYNSLHAGAYGSDQQLEQRKARVDEELKRLQTKKS from the coding sequence ATGGGAATTTTACAACGAGTAGTTAGTATGACAAAGGCAGCAGCAAATGAAATGTTGGACAAGATGGAAAATCCGGTCATGATGCTTAATCATTATTTGAGAGATTTGGATGAGGAAATTGCCAAAACTGAGCATGCGCTGGCGCAGCAGCAAGCACAGGATCGCATGCTGCAATCTAAACTAAGTGAATTCAGCGGACAAGTAAGCTATTACGAGGGTAAAGCAGAGCAAGCGGCAGTTGAGGAACGTGAAGCAGAAGCTCGTACGGCGCTTGAAGCGAAGCTGCTGTATCTAGAACAAGCTGAAGAAACGGTAAGATTGCAGCAGCTTGCAAAGCAAGCGGTACTTGACCTCGGTTATCGCATTGAGGCATTGAAAGAAGAGAAAACACGGCTGCAAGGAAAACGCGCTGAGCTCATTACCCGCGTGCAGCAGACAACTGCAACCTCTTCTAGCTATTCCAACTCCCTTCATGGAAGCTCCGCTTCACAAGGGTTCGATCGGATTGAACAAAAGGTAATGGAATTAGAAGCACAACGTGAGCTTACAAAAGGTTCATACAACAGCTTACATGCTGGCGCATATGGTTCCGATCAGCAGCTAGAGCAGCGCAAAGCTCGTGTGGATGAAGAACTTAAACGGCTTCAAACTAAAAAATCATAA
- a CDS encoding HAMP domain-containing sensor histidine kinase, with protein MNIKRQLTVKFVLQLAIAGMIVLLIAALTFYWMLQRFSEINITRDFASVGLEQMVESSKLGKNGITFAPSLLRQVKKNNGWLQSLDENGKVASAYNTPKDVPNQYGPGELVEHWMGKSTFPYQIALWIQQKDGKKYTMVYGAPKVIEPILEQLNEVEFIVSEKKLVLPDALSGKIRSAHAFVQLIDSAGVELVSYNKPDAVPSLYSVPELALRTLYGERYGYRIATSHDAETGNTWLVGEPNSVAGDSGKKKWIPEEAQVVIIGSIFLFISLLVLFVLLSLWQAHRFGAPMLHMLVWLDSIGKTVYEEPVDRRGLHRSRTSAGKWRRRYRVFADVMVSIEKLSNALKREQAMREQTESLREEWIAGVTHDLKTPLSSITGYAHLLAEPAYDWSQEEVRKFSSTMLEKSAHMDMLISDLAMTYRLRSGILPPETMKVELNAWLYEALEQAAADPAYGKERIVFHAAQDDVWVQLYTPWLERVVNNLTANSLLHNPPGTVLTVSLLATEEGGGITIKFTDDGDGMDEATLNRLFERYYRGTDTASTTNGSGLGMAISKGLIEAMGGRIAVKTTPGEGTTILLIWS; from the coding sequence ATGAATATTAAGCGACAACTAACAGTGAAGTTCGTTCTTCAACTCGCAATAGCAGGAATGATCGTTCTTCTCATAGCTGCGCTGACCTTTTATTGGATGCTGCAGCGGTTTAGCGAGATTAACATTACACGTGATTTTGCCAGTGTAGGGTTAGAACAGATGGTAGAATCCTCTAAGCTTGGCAAGAATGGCATTACGTTTGCACCAAGCTTGCTGAGGCAGGTGAAGAAAAACAATGGCTGGCTGCAAAGCCTAGATGAGAATGGAAAAGTTGCTAGTGCTTATAACACGCCCAAAGATGTTCCCAACCAATATGGGCCAGGTGAATTAGTGGAACACTGGATGGGGAAGAGCACATTTCCTTACCAGATTGCGTTATGGATACAGCAGAAGGATGGGAAGAAATACACAATGGTCTATGGGGCTCCAAAAGTAATAGAGCCTATATTGGAACAATTAAATGAAGTCGAATTCATTGTTTCTGAAAAAAAATTAGTCCTTCCAGATGCCTTATCAGGAAAAATAAGATCGGCTCATGCTTTTGTTCAACTGATCGATTCGGCAGGTGTGGAACTGGTCTCCTATAACAAACCCGATGCGGTACCTTCGTTATACTCCGTTCCGGAACTTGCGCTTCGTACATTGTATGGTGAAAGATACGGTTACCGGATAGCAACCTCGCATGATGCAGAAACAGGAAACACCTGGCTTGTCGGAGAGCCGAATAGTGTAGCGGGAGATTCGGGCAAAAAGAAATGGATACCGGAGGAAGCACAGGTAGTCATTATCGGGTCCATTTTCTTGTTTATCTCCTTACTGGTCTTGTTCGTACTCCTCTCACTATGGCAGGCCCATCGCTTTGGCGCACCGATGCTGCACATGCTTGTGTGGCTCGATTCAATAGGGAAAACGGTGTATGAAGAACCTGTTGATCGTAGAGGTCTCCATCGAAGCCGAACGTCAGCAGGGAAATGGCGGCGAAGGTATCGTGTTTTTGCTGATGTGATGGTTTCTATTGAAAAGTTATCCAATGCGTTGAAGAGAGAGCAAGCGATGCGGGAGCAAACGGAAAGCCTAAGAGAAGAATGGATTGCTGGCGTTACCCATGATTTGAAGACGCCGTTATCCTCTATAACTGGTTATGCCCATTTATTAGCAGAGCCGGCATATGATTGGTCTCAGGAGGAGGTACGTAAATTTTCTTCGACGATGCTGGAAAAATCGGCTCATATGGATATGTTGATCAGCGATCTTGCTATGACGTACCGATTGAGGTCGGGAATTCTTCCTCCTGAGACGATGAAGGTTGAACTGAACGCCTGGCTTTATGAAGCGCTTGAGCAGGCTGCCGCTGATCCTGCTTATGGAAAAGAGCGCATTGTATTTCATGCTGCGCAAGATGATGTTTGGGTCCAACTGTATACGCCTTGGCTGGAGAGAGTGGTTAATAATTTAACCGCTAATTCGCTGCTTCATAACCCGCCTGGTACCGTTTTGACGGTATCGCTTCTGGCGACTGAAGAAGGTGGCGGAATAACGATAAAATTCACCGATGATGGCGACGGTATGGATGAAGCTACATTGAATCGGCTTTTTGAGCGTTATTATCGCGGCACGGATACCGCATCCACCACCAACGGTTCTGGACTTGGCATGGCTATATCGAAGGGACTGATTGAAGCTATGGGTGGCAGGATTGCGGTTAAAACAACACCGGGTGAAGGGACGACGATTTTGTTAATTTGGAGCTGA